ACAATCTAATAAACGATTGCCCGAATGGGTGCACAAGGCAAGTAACATGGCAACGAAAATTGTCGTAATCGGATCGGGAGCGGCAGGACTGTCCGCCGCCTCGAGCGCCAGGGCGGTAGACCCCGACGCTGAAATCACCGTCTACACCCAGGACGTGGATGTTGCATACTCCCCCTGCATGATCCCCTGGGTCCTCGGAGGAAAGTCCACCTGGGAGAACATGATCATGCACACCCCCGAGTGGTACGCCAAGGAAAGGAACATCAGGATCGTCACCGGGACCACCGTCGAGGCCGCCGCATACGACCGCGCCAAGGACGGGACCATGACCAAGACAGTCACCGTCAACGGGGAGACCGTCCCCTACGACAAGCTCATCCTCGCCACCGGAGGAAAGGTCTTCATCCCCCCGATCGAGGGAGTGAACCTCCCCGGTGTGTTCACCGTCAGGACCGTCGAAGGCGGACGCAAGATGCAGGAGTACCTTGCGAAGTCCAAGAGGGTCGTCATCGCCGGAGCAGGAGTCATCGGGCTCGAGCTCGCCCTGCACCTCAAGGAGGCCGGCAAGGACGTCACCATCATCGAGATGATGGACCAGGTCATCCCCAGGATCGCAGACAAGGACATGGCCGACCCCATCCAGAAGTACCTTGAGGACAAGGGGGTCGAGATTGTCCTGAAGGCGCCCGTCCAGGCCGTCAACGGAAAGGATAGGGTGGAGAGCGTCTCCTCCCTCGGGAAGGAGTACCCCTGCGACATGGTCATCTTCGCCACCGGGGTCCGCGCCAACGTGGACCTCGCGAAGATGATGAACCTCGACATCGGACAGCTCGGAGCCCTCTGCGTCGCTCCCACCCTGCAGGCCTACCAGCGCGGCAGGCTAGTCCCCGACGTATTCGTCTGTGGCGACGTTATGCAGTGCCAGAGCGCGGTCTATCCCGGCCCGACCATGTCACAGCTCGGATCCTCCGCGGTCAGGGAGGGAAAGGTCGCCGGAGCAAATGCCGCAGGAGCGGGACTCAGCTTCGGACCCGTCGCTTCCCCGTGGGTCTCCGTCATCGGAGACATCCAGATCGCAGGAACCGGCATGTCTACCGCGCTCGCCTCCTGGTACGGGGAGAAGCTCATCAGCGCCAAGGCCACGGGATCCACCCGTGCCAGGTACTATCCCGACGGCAAGGAGCTCACCGTGAAGGTCATGGCCGACGCCAAGACACACAGGCTCGTCGGGGCCCAGATCATCGGCGGCGAGGACATCACCGGAAGGATCGACTGGCTGAACCAGGCCATCGTCGACGGGATCACCGCCGAGGAGTTCGCGGTCAGGGTCGAGAACGCCTACTGCCCACCCACCTCCATGGTCAAGGACGTAGTCCTCTCCGCAGTCGAGAAGATCGGTTGCTGCAAGCAGTGATCCGATGAAGTACGAGGAATACAAGAGGCTGTACGACGGCCTCGAGACCGCGGACGACGTCGATGCCTTCGAACAGGAGGGATACGACCGCCGTCTCCTGGAGACCCTCATCAACCAGAAGGTCAACCGCACCGTCAAGAAGAGGTTCCACCAGGTCAAGGCAAAATCCGCACGCATGCTCCGCGAGTGGCAGAACGGGGATTCCTTCTGCACCATCGCCGAGCGCTACCACTTCCCCCCGATCCTCACCGCGAAGTTCATCTTCGAGGAGTACGGGACCGGGAGGAAGGCCTTCTGGGAGTACGTCCGCGACCCCTCCCTGCTGGACAGCGAAGAGGCGGCCGAGGAGCTCAGGGAGGCCTCAGAGAAGGACCTTGTCTACTCCCCCGCCGCAGACGAAAAGAGCAAGGAGCGCGGCAAATGGGGAGAGGGACTCCTCTGGGAGTGGCTCGACGCCCAAGGTATCGAGTACCAGACCGAGGCCGACGAGAGGGAGATGGACAGCAGCCAGGGGACCAAGACTCCCGACTGCCTGCTCAAGGTGCCCATGGACTACAAGGGCCACAAGATCTTCTGGATCGAGAGCAAGGCCTCGTTCGGGGATGCGGCCGAGTTGAAATACAACTCGCTCCACCAGCTCATCCCGTACACCGAGATCTTCGGTCCGGGAGTGGTCGTATACTGGACCGGACACGTGGACGGCCTGGAATGTCCTCCCAACGTTTTCCTGGAGGACATCGACCTTACAAAACTGAAACTTAAGAAATGGAAGGACTGAGCCGCAGGCTCAGTCCTTTTGTTTTACCTTCACTCCGCCTTGATGTTCTGGGCGAGCTCTTCGCGGAGCTCTCCCATGGATGCGGTGCGCTCCGCGTAGGCATTGTGCTTGTGGATAGACTCCTCGGAGTCGGAGATCACGCAGACCTCGACGTCGTCGGGGAGGCTCTCGTAGTTGTGGACCACGAGGGTGAGTCCGTTCCTGACGACATCCTCCACGAAGCGGGTATTGGTGTGGGCGTTGATCACTACGCTGCCCTCGTCCTCCCTCTTCAGGAGCTCGTAGGTTGGGGAGGAGACGGACTTCTCGGCGAGGTCGATGAGGTCATCGGCCTCTACGTTGACATCGTCGTCCATGGTGAGGATGATGGAGCAGACGTTCCTCTGGTTGTGCGACATCATGGGGAATCCGGGCTTCTCGACACGAAGCATCTCGGAAACGGTCTCCTGGGCGCAGGGGCATGCGGTCATGCCGATGGCCTCGACGCCGATGGTCTTCCTGATGTCCCCGCCGCGGGTGGCATGGGCACCGGCGATGAGGGAATAACTCTCCAGGGTCTCCCTTCCGGAGGGGGTCTTGTTGGCCCTGAAATATTCCGCGCAGATGCTGACGTACGCATTCTCGGCGTACTCGTGCTTCACGAGCAGCTGCTTGACCATGTCGACCGCGAGGTTCTCCAGCCCGGGGTAGGGCTTCTTCACGCTCTCGTCGGCGACGGCGCGGAGGACCTCTACGTTCCTGGAGAGGTGGGAGCCCCTCTGCGCTGCGGGAAGGTCCACGAAGATCTCGATCTCGCAGTTGACGACGCTGCTCGCGGAGTTGTTGATCCCCGGCCTTGCGATGAGGACGGGTTTGCGGACACCGGAGACCCCTACCTTGGTCAGTTTGAACCCGGAGGAGCCCTTTCCGTACTGTACGTCGCACTTCAATGCCATGGTTACCCCTTAGCCGAGAGATTACTTATAATATATACGGCAACTACTTTTTTGGTTGTATCAAGGCTGCGATACATCAAATTTTATTATCTGGCACATATATCATGCAATCATGATGATGTGCGGTGTCGACGAGGCAGGAAGAGGCCCTATGATGGGTCCGCTCGTCGTCGGCGCGGTCTGGACCGAGGACGATTCCGTCCTCAGGAACATAGGCGTGAAGGACTCCAAGCAGCTGTCCCCCGCCCAGCGCGAGATCATGTTCTCCGAGATATCCGACACGGCGGCACACTGGGAGGTCGTCATCGTTTCCGCCGAGGAGCTCGACCGCCGCATGGCGGAGAAGAACCTCAACGAGGTCGAGATGGGGATGTTCGCCGAAGCGATCATGAAACACCCCAGCGACATCGTCTACATCGACTGCCCCGAGACCAACACCCAGAGGTTCGGTGCGATCATGAGCAACCTGACCGGCGGCCGCAGGGTGGATGCCGAGAACAAGGCCGATGCGCTGTTCCCTACGGTATCCGCCGCATCCATCATGGCAAAGGTCACCAGGGATAGGCTCATAGAGGACATAGCCAGGGAATTCGGATGCGACATAGGTTCCGGATATCCGAGCGACCCTGTTACCAAAGCCTTTGTGGAAAAATGGATTAAGGATAACGGTAGTCCTCCCCCACATACTAGGCGTTCGTGGAAACCCGTGAAGGACATGATGTCCAAGCGTTTCACGAGCAGTCTCGACAACTGGTGAACGAAATGACCATGGAAGCCCAGATTCAGGGACTCATCGACAAAGCCAATCAGAGGATGTCCGAGGACGAGAAAGTCAGGAAGGAGGTCGAGAACCTTGTCAAGACTTTCAACATCGACCTCGGCGAGGAGAAGTACTCCTTCAAACTCGAGAACGCCGTCATCTCCGACTTCAGATGCGAGATGCTTCCCGCTGCGGACGTCGTCCTGACCTCCACCCCCGAGACCCTGACGAAGCTCATCGACGGCGACATGAGGCCCATGCGCGCCTATGTCACCAAGAAGATCAAGATCCAGGGCAAGATCAACGACCTGATGGTCCTCAAGAAGTTCTTCTGAACCCCCTCGGACGGGGTTCAAAATCCTTTTATATCAAGCGAATGGTAGGGCACACCATAGCGAGGTAGGGTAGCCAGGATATCCCGTCGGGCTCATAACCCGGAGACCGGTCGTTCAAATCGACCCCTCGCTACCATTTTTCCGTTCCGTTTCCGGATGCCGACCGCATACTGGATCTGCATAAATTCAAAAAAAAGAAAGGCGGGGCTGAGCCCCGTCGATATGTTTAGTTGAGAAGGTTCCTTGCCTCGTCCTCGCCCATGTCAAGTGCCTTGAGCATGTAGTCGAGGGCCTTCTTCGCGTACTTCACGCGTGCCTTGGGGTCGTCGAGGATCTCGCCGTACTGAGCAAGGACGTTGTTGTAGTACTCGATAGCGAACTCGGAGTAGAGGGAAGGTGCCATGGACTCGTCGATAGCGGCGGCCTCGTTGTATGCCTTCTCTGCCTCCTCGTACTTTCCGATGGAGATGCAGAACAGTCCGTAGGACTGATAGTACTCGGGGTGGCTGTCGTCGAGCTCGATTGCCTTGGTGTAGGCCGCCTCGATCTCGTCCTCCTTGACGCGGGCGCCGAACATCCCGGAGGCATAGTTCCCGCACTCGGCACGGCTGTACCAGCCCTCCGCATCGTCGGGGTATTCCTCCGTGAATTTCTTGAACGCGCTGAAAGCTCCCTTGAAGTCACCCATATCCATCTTCTTCATCGCAGCATCGTACTTCTTCTGCGCCGCGGGGTCTCTGGCCGGTGCGTTACCGGCAGCGTCGTCTGCCATGCGTCGGAAATCGTGCAGATAGTTTATAAACTATTTCGGCCGGAATCCCGTCCTGTGAGTGAAACGTATATTCCGCAGAAGAGACATCCGGCATCCATGGACCCCATTGTCGCGTACTGCGGGTTGGACTGCAGCAAGTGCAAGGCCCGCATCGCCACCGTAAACGATGACGACGAAATGCGCAGCAAGATCGCCGAGGAGTGGTCGAGGCTCAACAACGTAGAGATCACTCCGGACATGGTCAACTGCGACGGATGCCGCATGAACGGCAGGAAGACCGTCTACTGCGAATCCCTGTGCCCCATCAGACAGTGCGCCATGGCAAAGGGATATGCCACCTGCGCCGAGTGCAGCGAGATGGCGGACTGCGAAAAGGTGGGCATGATCTTCAGCAACGCCCCCGAGGCACGGGACAATCTGGCACATCTCAATATCCGTTAAGTTCCGTCCATTCGGCGAAAGTTGGTTATACGTAGGAACGCGGTTCCTTTCAGCATGAACATGATGGACAAATGGATCAAGTACGTCGGCGAGGACGGTGTCGGTTTCAGCCTTAAGGATGCCACCGTCCCGAAACCCACAAAGGAGGATGCCGAGTACTGCCGTAAGCTCTGCGAGCAGAACGCCTGCCACTGCTACGGCGTCACCTGGGGATGTCCACCGGGGGCCGGAACGCTCGGAGAGTGCCTCTCCGCCCTGAAGAAGTTCTCCAAGGCCGTCATCGTCTACTGCAAGTTCAAGGTCGACCACAAGGACAGGGTCATGATCGACCGTCTGTCGTCCGACACCCAGACATACATCAGGAAGTTCAACAACGGCCTCAGGAGCGAGGGATACAAGACCCTGGCGCTGGCTGACGGAGGATGCAACAACTGCGACCACTGCAGATACCCGGAGGCCTGCGACAACCCAGACCAGAGGGTGCCTTCCATCAGCGCCTACGGCATCATCATGATGCAGTATCTGGAGGACAACGGCCTGGACTTCAAGTTCGAGGACGGGTACGTCACCCTCTACGGCATCGTCCTGTACAACGAGCCGACCGCGGACTAAACGCGATAATATTTTATTAGGCGCACCCAATGGGTGCGCCGGTCTTCCATATGGATAAAAAAGTCGTCGCACGTGTAGCGAAAACCGCTCACCTGGAGCTTTCCGACGAGGAGCTGGAGAAGTACAGCAGCGATCTCCAGGACATCCTCGATTACTTCAAAGTGCTCGACGAGGCCCCCGGCCACGATGGCGTCGGAGTGAACCCCGTCGACATCTCCGATGTTCTGAGAGACGACGTCCCCGATCAGGAGATCGACTCAGCCGAGCTCCTGAAGGACATGAAGACCTACGAGAACTACATCAGGGGGCCGAAGCTGGTATGAGCGACGCCGACACCCTGTCCAAGCTCGTGAAGATCAACGAGAAATACCAGATGTTCAACGACTTCGCGAAGGATGCGGAACTCGGGGACGCCAAGTTCCTGTTCAGCGCGAAGGACAACCTCACTTCCGTGGACTTCGAGACCTGCGCCGGCTCCAGGATCCTGGAGGGCTACCGCCCCGTCTTCGACGCCACGCCCATCGCCAAAATGAGGAAGGCCGGGGGAATGCTCGTCGGGAAAACCAACATGGACGAGTTCGGATTCGGTACCTTCTCCGCCAACTCCGGTTTCGGGGTACCCCGCAACCCCTTCGACACCAACCGCTCCTGCGGCGGTTCTTCTGGGGGATCCGCCTGCGCCGCAGCCGTCCTCGACGACCACGTCTCCCTCGGAGTCTCCACCGGCGGATCCGTCTGCTGCCCCGCCAGTTTCTGCGGTACCTACGGGATCGTTCCCACCTACGGAAGGGTGTCCCGTTACGGTCTCATCGACTACGGGAACTCCCTCGACAAGGTCGGACTCCTCTCCGTGGATCCCAAGAAGCTCTCCGAGTATCTCCCGGTCATCTCGGGCAAGGACGAGAAGGACCCCACCTCCTGCTGCCAGCCCGAGCTGCAGATCAGACATGCGAAGATGAAGTCCGTGGCCGTCCCCAAGGAGGCCGTCGACGGCATCGCCAAGGATGTCCTCGGCGCATTCAACGACGGACTCGAGACCCTGAAGGGGATGGGGATCGACGTGGAGTACGTCGACATGCCCGAGCTCCGCTACGCCATGCCCGCCTACTACGTCCTGGCGACATCCGAGGCGTCCACCAACCTCGCCCGCTACGTCGGAATGAGGTACGGGCACCAGGACGGCGACTACACCCTCGGATTCGACGCCTACTTCACCTCGTTCAGGAACAAATACTTCGGCGAGGAGGCCAAGAGGAGGATCCTGCTGGGGACCTATACCCGCATGGAGGGATTCCGCGACAGATACTACGCCAAAGCCCTGCAGGTCAGGATGGGCGTCATCGACGCTTACAAGGCGATCTTCGAAAGGCACGATGCCGTGCTAACCCCCACCATGCCCTTCGTGTCTCCCAGGTTCGACGACATCTCCAAGATGACCCCCGTCGAGAGCTACAAGGCTGACTTCCTCACCGTTCCCCCGAACCTCGCCGGAACCCCACACCTCAACTGCCCCTGCGGATACAACGCGGACGGCATGCCGGTCGGGATGCAGTTCGTCACCGACCACTGGAACGAGGACATGCTCCTCACAATGGCCGAGGAATGGGACAAGATGTTCACCGTCAGGAAGGCGGAGGTGGTCCTGTGAAGATCGGACTGGAGATCCACGTCCAGCTCCCAACCAGGAGCAAGATGTTCTGCTCCTGCCCCACGACGGACGCGCCCGCGCCCAACACCCACGTTTGCCCCGTCTGCCTCGGGATGCCCGGATCCAGGCCCGTCCTCAACCGCCAGGTCCTGGTCTACGGAATCATGCTCGCCAAGATGCTGGGCTGCACCGTCACCGACACCACCTGGTTCTCCAGGAAGACCTACTTCTACCCGGACATGTCGAAGTCCGTCCAGATCACCCAGTACGACCACCCCGTCGGGGAGAGGGGGATGTACTACCTCAACACCAAGGACGGGCAGACCAAGCCCATCCGCATCACAAGGATCCACCTGGAAGAGGACCCCGGGAAGACCAAGAGGACCTCCGACATGCACGCCCTCGTGGACTACAACCGCTCCGGGATCCCCCTGGCGGAGATCGTCACCGAACCCGATCTGGCTTCCCCCGCGGAGGCGAGGGCGTTCCTCACCCAGCTGGTGCAGGACATCAGGCACACCATCGACCTGCCCGAGGGCGGAGAAAGGAGCATCCGCTGCGACTGCAACATCTCCGTCGGGAAGGAGAGGTGCGAGATCAAGAACGTCACCGGACTGAAGAACGTCGAGGTCGCCCTGAACTACGAGATGGTCAGGCAGATCAAGGTCCTGAAGGCCGGAGGTAAGATCGAGCGCGCCACCATGAACTTCGACGAGTCCAGGGGCGTCACCTACGGCGCCAGGAAAAAGGAGTTCGAGGCCGACTACGGTTACATCGACGAGCCCGACCTCGGAATATTCCACATCGCCGACCTGGCGAAGTCGATCAGGATCAAGGAATCGCCTGCGAAGATGATCCAAAGGATCACCGGGCAGTACGAACTCGACCCCAAGATGGCCAAGCAGCTGGTGTCCACATCCATAGATCTGGCACAGTTCTTCGAGACCGTCATCGAGAAGTTCGGGAAGGACAACGCCGTCAAATGGGTGGCCGGTCCCGTCACCGCCAACTGGAAGAAGTTCGAGGAGAGGGACGGCAACGTCGAGGACATCCTCCCGATCATCGAGGACTTCGTCTCCGGCAGGATCACTGACACCGAGTGCACCCTCAAGATCAAGAGCCTGATGACCGGCATCGATGCGGCCGAGGCCGCCGCCAGCTCCGAGGGTCTAGACAAGATGATCTCGGACTTCCTGGACAAGAACCCCAAGATCGTCGACGACTACGGCAAGGGGAACGAGAAGGCCGCCAACAGCGTCATCGGCTACGTGATGAAGAGCACCGGCGGACAGTACTCCTCCGCGGACATCGTGGATGCCGCCAAGAGGATCATCAAGTCTAGGCTCTGAAACCTTTGATAATAAAATGACCCAGATGCCAAAAGGGGCATCTGGGTCTGTACTGTTTTACTGCTCCGCGTCAGGGTTGAACTCTTCGGCGTCGGAGATGTCGAAGTCTCCCGCCAGGGAGATGATCTGCAGCTCCTGGAGCTTCTCGTCGTCGACCGGCGACGGGGATCCGTCGAGCAGGGACACCGCCCTCTTGTTCTTGGGGAAGGCGATGACCTCCCTGATGGTGTCCTTGTTGAGCAGGATCGCACAGAGCCTGTCGATACCGATGGCGATTCCTCCGTGGGGCGGCGCTCCGTAGGAGAGGGCCTCGACGAAGTAGTCGAACCTGGCCTGGATGGTCTCGTCGGAGAGTCCGAGCCTGTGGAAGACCTCGATCTGGGTCTCGGCGTCGTGGATACGCTCGGAGCCGGATCCCAGCTCGTTTCCGTTCAGGCAGAGGTCGAAGCACGCTCCGCCGCAGTCAGGGTCATCCAGGTCGCCGGTGGGCAGGACGAACGGGTGGTGGAACGCGTCGCGCTTGCCGGAGACGGGGTCGATCTCGAACATGGGGTTCTGGTCCATCCAGAAGAACATGAACTCGTTGTCGGGGACCATTCCGAGGTCCTCGGCGATCTTCCTCCTGAGGAACCCTCCGCCCTCGTAGGTGGACTTCCAGGGACCGGCGATGAGGAAGCACAGGTCTCCCTCCTCCGCGCCCAGGGTGGTCTTGATGTTCTCGAGGATCTCGGGGGTGAAGTACTTGGTGATGTTGGAGGTGAGGACGCCGTTCTCGCACCTCATCCAGGTGAGGCCTCCCAGTCCGCACTTCTTGGCGTACTGGATGTAGCGGTCGACCTCGTTCCTTCCGACCTCTCCCATCTCCTTCTTGATGCACATTCCGGCGACGATTCCGCCCTCGGACATGATGCTCTGGAAGATCTTGTAGGGGACGTCCCTGACGACGTCGGTGAGCTTGGTGAACTCCAGCCCGTACCTCATGTCGGGCTTGTCGGATCCGAACCTCTCCATGGCGTCGCGGTATCCGATGTGGGGGAAGGGGGTCTTGAGCTCGGTGCCGTAGAGTCCCTTCCACATGTACGAGACCATTCCCTCGATGAGGTCCTGAATATCCTTGGAATCGCAGAAGGACATCTCGATGTCCAGCTGGGTGAACTCGGGCTGCCTGTCCTTGCGGGAGTCCTCGTCGCGGAAGCACCTTGCGACCTGATAGTAGCGGTCCATTCCGCCGACCATCAGCATCTGCTTGAACTGCTGGGGGGACTGGGGAAGCGCGTAGAAGGTTCCGGGGTGGACACGGGAGGGGATGATGTAATCCCTAGCGCCCTCGGGGGTGGACCTTCCCAGAACCGGGGTCTCGATCTCCAGGAATCCCTGGGACTCGAGGTACACGCGTGCCAGGTGCACGAGCCTGCTCCTGAACTCCATGGTGCGGATCATGTCGGTCCTCCTGAGGTCCAGGTACCTGTACTTCATGCGGGTGTCCTCGTCGGGGAGGACCCCTTCCTTCTGGTCCCCGATCTCGAACGGGGGGAGCTTGGACTTGGACAGGAGCTCGGCATGGGTGATGAGCACCTCGATCTCGCCGGTGGGGTTGGACTCCACGGCGGTTCCCTCGACGCGGGCCCTGACCTTTCCGTTGATCAGGACGCAGGACTCGCGGGAGAAGGTGTCCATGGTCTTGGCGATGGCATCCCTATTGGCATTGGAGGGGAGGTCCTCAGGGTCGAAGACGACCTGGGTGATTCCGTACCTGTCAGCGAGGTCGATGAACCTCACTCCTCCGTGGTCCCTGGAGAACCTAACCCATCCCTCCAGACAGACCTCTTTGCCGATGTCGGAGGCTCTGAGCTCTCCGCAAGTGTTCGTTCTTCTCATTGAGATGCCTCAATTCTTTCGATGGCCGTGCTATAGATAGGCCATATTAAAAGAATGCGCGTGCGAGAGGGACCCTTATTTGGAAGCCTTAACGCTCTCTGGAAACGGCTAAACTGAAATGTGTCAGACTGTGAGATCATCCGTTATTCGGGGTGTTCATCAGGGGAGGGACGAACTCGTTGGAGGATTTCACGATGTTAAGGACAACGGAGGTGTTGGTCTTGTTGACCCCCTCCAGGGAGTTGATCCTCTTGACGACGGCGGAGAACTCGTCCCTTCCGAGGCAGGTGACCACGACGATTGCGTCGGCCTCTCCGGTGACGTCGTAGACCGCGACGACCTCGGGGATGTCCCTGATCTCCTTCTCTACCTTCTCGATGTTGTCGGAGAACACCTGGACCAGACCGGTGTAGTCGTAGCCCATGGCGACGTAGTCGACCTTGGCGCGGTACCCGTTGATGACCCCCTTGTCCTCAAGGGCCTTGACCCTCTGAATCAGGGTGGTGGGGTGGACGCCGAGCTGCTTGGCGAGCTGACGGTAGGAGCCCTGGCTGGAGGTACAAAGCATCTCGATGATACGTCTGTCCAGCTGGTCAAACTCTTTCAAATCGCCCATACAGTCACCTTGTTTCTGAATAGACAAACGCATACTTATATTGAAAGGCTCTAACGAGACAGGATAACAATGGCTGACGAGGTGTTCAGGCACGATGGGTACATGTCGGAGTTCGAGGCCGGCATCGTTTCCATCAACGGGGACGAGATCATCATGGACTGCACCTGCTTCTATCCCGGAGGCGGGGGACAGGTCTGCGACACGGGGACCATCAACGGTTTCCGCGTGACCGACGTCCACTACAATGATTCGGGAGAGATCGTCCATGTGGTTCCCGGACACGACCTCAGCGTCGGGCTCCGCGTCTGGTGCAGCCTGGACTGGGACCGCAGGTTCGACCTCATGATGGGACACACCGGGGAGCACCTCCTCTTCTGCTCCCTCCACCGCGAGGACCCGGAGCTCGCCATCACCAAGATCTACATCTCCCCCGAGGAGAAGTACGTCATCGTCAACCACGACATCGGATGGGACCTCATCGGAAGGGCCCTGGTCTTCGCCAACCAGCAGATAGAGAACAACCTCAACGTGCGCAAGACCACCATGTCCAGGGAGGATCCGGATATCTCGAAGGTCAGGATCAAGCTGGAGAAGATCCCCGAGGGGCAGGAGATCACCGTCGTGTCCATCGGCGACATCGACTACTCCGCATGCTCCGGGGTCCACGTC
This is a stretch of genomic DNA from Thermoplasmatales archaeon BRNA1. It encodes these proteins:
- a CDS encoding aspartyl-tRNA synthetase, bacterial type, which gives rise to MRRTNTCGELRASDIGKEVCLEGWVRFSRDHGGVRFIDLADRYGITQVVFDPEDLPSNANRDAIAKTMDTFSRESCVLINGKVRARVEGTAVESNPTGEIEVLITHAELLSKSKLPPFEIGDQKEGVLPDEDTRMKYRYLDLRRTDMIRTMEFRSRLVHLARVYLESQGFLEIETPVLGRSTPEGARDYIIPSRVHPGTFYALPQSPQQFKQMLMVGGMDRYYQVARCFRDEDSRKDRQPEFTQLDIEMSFCDSKDIQDLIEGMVSYMWKGLYGTELKTPFPHIGYRDAMERFGSDKPDMRYGLEFTKLTDVVRDVPYKIFQSIMSEGGIVAGMCIKKEMGEVGRNEVDRYIQYAKKCGLGGLTWMRCENGVLTSNITKYFTPEILENIKTTLGAEEGDLCFLIAGPWKSTYEGGGFLRRKIAEDLGMVPDNEFMFFWMDQNPMFEIDPVSGKRDAFHHPFVLPTGDLDDPDCGGACFDLCLNGNELGSGSERIHDAETQIEVFHRLGLSDETIQARFDYFVEALSYGAPPHGGIAIGIDRLCAILLNKDTIREVIAFPKNKRAVSLLDGSPSPVDDEKLQELQIISLAGDFDISDAEEFNPDAEQ
- a CDS encoding glutamyl-tRNA(Gln) and/or aspartyl-tRNA(Asn) amidotransferase, B subunit, translated to MKIGLEIHVQLPTRSKMFCSCPTTDAPAPNTHVCPVCLGMPGSRPVLNRQVLVYGIMLAKMLGCTVTDTTWFSRKTYFYPDMSKSVQITQYDHPVGERGMYYLNTKDGQTKPIRITRIHLEEDPGKTKRTSDMHALVDYNRSGIPLAEIVTEPDLASPAEARAFLTQLVQDIRHTIDLPEGGERSIRCDCNISVGKERCEIKNVTGLKNVEVALNYEMVRQIKVLKAGGKIERATMNFDESRGVTYGARKKEFEADYGYIDEPDLGIFHIADLAKSIRIKESPAKMIQRITGQYELDPKMAKQLVSTSIDLAQFFETVIEKFGKDNAVKWVAGPVTANWKKFEERDGNVEDILPIIEDFVSGRITDTECTLKIKSLMTGIDAAEAAASSEGLDKMISDFLDKNPKIVDDYGKGNEKAANSVIGYVMKSTGGQYSSADIVDAAKRIIKSRL
- a CDS encoding Tetratricopeptide repeat protein, which translates into the protein MADDAAGNAPARDPAAQKKYDAAMKKMDMGDFKGAFSAFKKFTEEYPDDAEGWYSRAECGNYASGMFGARVKEDEIEAAYTKAIELDDSHPEYYQSYGLFCISIGKYEEAEKAYNEAAAIDESMAPSLYSEFAIEYYNNVLAQYGEILDDPKARVKYAKKALDYMLKALDMGEDEARNLLN
- a CDS encoding SCP-2 sterol transfer family, which encodes MTMEAQIQGLIDKANQRMSEDEKVRKEVENLVKTFNIDLGEEKYSFKLENAVISDFRCEMLPAADVVLTSTPETLTKLIDGDMRPMRAYVTKKIKIQGKINDLMVLKKFF
- a CDS encoding Transcriptional regulator — its product is MGDLKEFDQLDRRIIEMLCTSSQGSYRQLAKQLGVHPTTLIQRVKALEDKGVINGYRAKVDYVAMGYDYTGLVQVFSDNIEKVEKEIRDIPEVVAVYDVTGEADAIVVVTCLGRDEFSAVVKRINSLEGVNKTNTSVVLNIVKSSNEFVPPLMNTPNNG
- a CDS encoding ribonuclease H, mammalian HI/archaeal HII subfamily; translation: MMMCGVDEAGRGPMMGPLVVGAVWTEDDSVLRNIGVKDSKQLSPAQREIMFSEISDTAAHWEVVIVSAEELDRRMAEKNLNEVEMGMFAEAIMKHPSDIVYIDCPETNTQRFGAIMSNLTGGRRVDAENKADALFPTVSAASIMAKVTRDRLIEDIAREFGCDIGSGYPSDPVTKAFVEKWIKDNGSPPPHTRRSWKPVKDMMSKRFTSSLDNW
- a CDS encoding glutamyl-tRNA(Gln) and/or aspartyl-tRNA(Asn) amidotransferase, C subunit, which produces MDKKVVARVAKTAHLELSDEELEKYSSDLQDILDYFKVLDEAPGHDGVGVNPVDISDVLRDDVPDQEIDSAELLKDMKTYENYIRGPKLV
- a CDS encoding putative metal-binding protein — its product is MNMMDKWIKYVGEDGVGFSLKDATVPKPTKEDAEYCRKLCEQNACHCYGVTWGCPPGAGTLGECLSALKKFSKAVIVYCKFKVDHKDRVMIDRLSSDTQTYIRKFNNGLRSEGYKTLALADGGCNNCDHCRYPEACDNPDQRVPSISAYGIIMMQYLEDNGLDFKFEDGYVTLYGIVLYNEPTAD
- a CDS encoding Asp-tRNAAsn/Glu-tRNAGln amidotransferase A subunit-related amidase; protein product: MSDADTLSKLVKINEKYQMFNDFAKDAELGDAKFLFSAKDNLTSVDFETCAGSRILEGYRPVFDATPIAKMRKAGGMLVGKTNMDEFGFGTFSANSGFGVPRNPFDTNRSCGGSSGGSACAAAVLDDHVSLGVSTGGSVCCPASFCGTYGIVPTYGRVSRYGLIDYGNSLDKVGLLSVDPKKLSEYLPVISGKDEKDPTSCCQPELQIRHAKMKSVAVPKEAVDGIAKDVLGAFNDGLETLKGMGIDVEYVDMPELRYAMPAYYVLATSEASTNLARYVGMRYGHQDGDYTLGFDAYFTSFRNKYFGEEAKRRILLGTYTRMEGFRDRYYAKALQVRMGVIDAYKAIFERHDAVLTPTMPFVSPRFDDISKMTPVESYKADFLTVPPNLAGTPHLNCPCGYNADGMPVGMQFVTDHWNEDMLLTMAEEWDKMFTVRKAEVVL
- a CDS encoding NAD(P)H-nitrite reductase — encoded protein: MATKIVVIGSGAAGLSAASSARAVDPDAEITVYTQDVDVAYSPCMIPWVLGGKSTWENMIMHTPEWYAKERNIRIVTGTTVEAAAYDRAKDGTMTKTVTVNGETVPYDKLILATGGKVFIPPIEGVNLPGVFTVRTVEGGRKMQEYLAKSKRVVIAGAGVIGLELALHLKEAGKDVTIIEMMDQVIPRIADKDMADPIQKYLEDKGVEIVLKAPVQAVNGKDRVESVSSLGKEYPCDMVIFATGVRANVDLAKMMNLDIGQLGALCVAPTLQAYQRGRLVPDVFVCGDVMQCQSAVYPGPTMSQLGSSAVREGKVAGANAAGAGLSFGPVASPWVSVIGDIQIAGTGMSTALASWYGEKLISAKATGSTRARYYPDGKELTVKVMADAKTHRLVGAQIIGGEDITGRIDWLNQAIVDGITAEEFAVRVENAYCPPTSMVKDVVLSAVEKIGCCKQ